Genomic segment of Candidatus Taylorbacteria bacterium:
TTCCCTGGGCTGTTTCCGGACGCAAGTATGCAAGCGACGCCTCCTCTTCCGAGGCGCCCACATGCGTCTCGAGCATCATATAAAACTGGCGGGCTTCGCCTAGTTTGCCTCCACATTCTGGACACTTCTTTTTATCATCAAGATGGTCAACACGAAAACGTCGCTTGCATTTTTCGCATTCGGTGAGCATATCAGCAAACCCGCGGGCATGACCGCTTGCCTCTAACACTTCCTTTTTGGTGACAATTGCAGAATCGATGCCATAGACATCTTCTCGATCGCTTACAAACTGCTTCCACCATGTATGAGTGATATTATTTTTGAGCGAGAGTCCGTATGGACCGTAGTCGAAGAAACCCGCTAATCCCCCGTAAATATCATAACTAGGATAAATAAAACCCCGCCGTTTGCAAAGCGAGACGATTTTTTCCATCAAATCATTTGGTTCAGTTTTCATATTAAATGAAGTAACTTGTAGCTTGTAGCTTGTCCTAAACCCGTCCGACGGGTCGGACTAGGGTAACTTGTAACATTCGAGAAAGACTGCTCTTTATCTTTTGTTATGTGTTACATATTCTTATCTTACAACCTTTCCGTCTCCGTAGTTATATCCGCTGTCCGCAGTCAATTCAGAGGTAAGACTTTCTTTCGTTGCCCTGATTTCGGTTTCGGTAAATCGGTCCACACCGCTCAACGTCGTTTGGTTCACTAGAACAGGTGCGAAGCCCTCCTGGCTTATGCTTGGAAGAAAGGAAACCTGAAACGACGCCACTCTCTCTCCCCCTGCCCCCGCCTTTATCTCCCCAATATTCCAAGTTACTACTCCGCCTGCAGGATTATAGCTAAAATGCTCGGTTGAGGGAGAAACAGCATTCTTCCATTTTACGTACGGAGGCAGAGTGGTCGAGACCACAGCGTCTCGAACATCATTGAAAGAGCTCCCGACGTCCCATGTAACGGTGTAGGTGGTTTCTTTATCCGCTTGAGGAGGAATGGAGCCCGTATTTGTAAACGGCCCATCATGATAGAGCAGTTTGGTAGACAACGAAGGAGAGGCCTGGATGCGCACCTTGGCGGAAGCAGAGGAGATGATTTCTTCCGGAACATTTTGCTCTTCGGAGCGTTTACCCTTCACGTTCACCGATAGCAGGATTTCCGGATTTTTAAATGTGCCGAGATTTTCTGGTTGAGGCACGATCGAAGAGAAGCTGAAACTCACCCTGCCGTTCTCTCCGGGATTTATGGATTGCAAATCGGAATCCGTCCCCGAATTCCATAGCATGGTGTTCTCCGTCGAATTATAGAAGCCCGATGTGGGGTTGATGCTCGATTCATTCACACTGCCCCCTATTTTGACTTTGATTTCAACATCGGAGATTTGCGAAGAAAGATTGTTTTCCCAAATGACGTCACCGCGGATGTCGCGGCCGAGAGAAGCGACATGAATCGGCAGTGATTCGCCATCAAGAACCAGGTCAATTCCGATAAACGGTTTTTTTATGAGAACCGACTGCTCCACGGTAAGAAAAATAGGGTCAACTGTCTTCTCGTCTTTTTGACTTTGAAGACCCCCGTCAAACCTGAATATCCTCTCTTCTTCATTTTGGCCGAGCATCGTCCCTTGGATTTTTATCGTCCGTTTTTCTCCGGGCTTCAAGTCTCCGATTCTCCAGAGATACGAATCGAATGAGGGGGCTGGCTTGGCGCTTTTGAAAGAAAAGCCAAAAGGATAGTTTGCCTTGAATACCAGATCTTTAAGGAGACTGTCGGAATTGGAGACAATGTCGAGGGTGAGCTCGATATCCTGACCCGAGTTGATTTCTTTTAATGAACTCGCCCTGATGGAGATGGGAGAAGAAATGAGAGCGATTTCGAATATTTTTTTCTTCTCGTAGATGGCGTTCGAGCCTTTCACCCGGTATTCCACGCTCAAATTTATTTCCTTCTTGCTATTCTCTTCCCCGAACAATATCGCGGAAATATCCTTTTTGATTTCTCCGCCGGGAGGAATATTCCCCAATGGCAACTGTTCGCGTTTGAGCTCGAGAGTCAAATCGCCAGACTGTCGCGTACCCTCCGGGTATTCTATTTTAAGATTCGCGTCTTCTAACGTGATATTGTTATTGTTGCGCACAACGATTCCGAGGATAAGTGCTTCTCCGCCCGCCGTGCCAGTGGGACCTGAAACGACTATCTGGATATTATCGGAAGAAAAAACATTTGACCCGTGATAATAGATATAGAGACCGAACGAGAGCGCAATCACAAAAAAAATAAGCGAAAAGAGCATTATTTTCTTCGTGACAGAGCTGGCTTTGTTGGCAATGTATACCGGCCGCTCCATATCCTTTTCGTGCTTCCAATCGGAAACAACTTCAATGTCTTCTTTCTTGAGCGGAGCGCTTCCAATCGGCGTATACGGTTTTGGATTCCTGGAATAGAGGTTTGTTTCAATAGAATCGAGCCTGTCGGTGTTTTTGTCGTTTTGCATTTTAAAATTGTAACATATCTCTAATTAAGCTTGAAGCGTAATAAATTTCTAATATCTAATGCCTAATTTCCAATGAAATACCTGAATGTCCTTGTTTAGAAATTTTTTACAATTGGCTCTCCAAAAGCGAGCGATTTATTTCAGAGAGCGCTCTCTTTTTTATGAGAGCAACTCTAGACAGGGCGACACTACCCCAGGAAGGGGCGCCGACAAATTCCGAAAATTCATTTTTATTCCCCACATATCCCAACTCATGAAGAATATTGAGGACGAGCAGAATTTCAAAATTCTTCATCTCCTCGGACGTAAGATTCTCCGATTTAAAATATGAAAAAGCGTCAAAGAGAAGTTGAAACAGCGGATCATTTTTCTCTTCCCCGTGAAGAAGACGCAAAAGGAGCGCGGAGCACTGCGCGGTAATTTCCAGTTTTTCGCTACTGTCTCTGAATGCGCCAAAAAGACTCGAAATATTTTTCGCGCCAGTAATTTTCCACACGGACTTTCCCCGAACGAGTGAAACCTCGACAAACGACAGTTCTTCGAGGTTCATGCGGAGTTTTGACTTGACCTCGCGCACCGCCTGCGCCGAGGCGAAGACTTTTCCGAATTCCCGCGTGAAAATAGAAAAATAGCTCGATGCCTCGCCGTGTGGAACTTTCTCGAGCACGAAGCCTAACGTAGTATATTTCGTGTGCACTAAGAAAGTGTAAAGTGGAAAGCGGAAAGTGTAAAGTAAAAAAAGCCCACAAACTCGAGAAGAGTTTGTGGGTACGACGTGGTGGAAAACTACCCCAAGAACTACCCCAAGGAGGCGGGTGAGCCACCGCAACCCTCCGTGCCACATAGACCACCGCAACCGTTCCCGCCGACTTCAAGCGACATCGAGGCAAGTTTTGCGCCATCACTGCCCTCCCCGCCGCACAAGCCACCACAACCATTTTCGCCGACATTTTGAGGCGCGTTTGGCGGGTGACTTGCGAGACAAACTGCCGTTGCAACAAATAGCGTTGCGCCGGCACAAATAAACCACCGACTAAATTTCACTGCTTGTTCCTTTCGTTATGGGCAGTTCTCCGAATACAGTTGACGACACGACTGTTCGCCATACACTAACTGATTTCCAAAGAACTACACATTGCAAATATTTTACTCTCTTTTTCCAGTGCGTCAACTTTTATACAGAGCTATTACGCATTTCACAACTTCAACCCCGTATACCTGAAGCACGAAAGCACGATTAAAGTTGCCATATATTTTATACTTATATCTTCACCTACGCGAACCAACTAAATAGTTGCATTTCATTATATAAAATCACCCTTCGTCATTCGCCTATCCGTATTGTATTGACGAGAATAGAGACGTGCGTATGATTGCCTAAGAACAACAGTTCTCCGTCTCGTAGACGGTTTAGAAAAGGAAAACTTATGATACTGAGATACGCAGACCCAGACCTGACACGGCTTTGTAGCAATCTACACAAGTATGGAGAATGGCAAAACGTCGAACTGGCCGTTCTTGAAGCACGCTCTGAAGTCGGCGAAATCACGCCGGATAACTTCACACAAGTGAGGGATTTTCTTAACTTACAACCGATTGATGAAAATTGGCTGGATAAGGAAGAGAAACTCTCGAATCACGACTACAACGCGTTCATTGCGGAACGCCGGCGACACTTACCGAAACGTCTGCAAAGACTCTTCCACGGAGAGATGACTTCGTACGATGGTGAGGAACCGGCTACTTCCCGCATCATGAAGGGAACTTTTGATCTAACCATCGGGCGGATCGAAGGACTTGAAGTGGCACTGATGAGTCAAATTCGTAAACATCGCTTCACTCCGCGCCTTGAACGAACTCACGGAAGAGGCGCCGAACTACAATCTGTGGGCAGATTCTTGATCACCCTTCTGACACCGCTGGCACAGTGTCGCGAAAACGTGGTCATCGCTCGGAACGGATTCGATTACTCAAAACTGTCTGGCGCCATCGGCGCAGGTGGGGGTTTGAAACCTGAAGTGCAACGGCTCGCGCTTGCGAAACTAGGACTTCTTCCGTTCAATGGAGCGACTCAAATTATGCCTCGCACATTCCATGCGGGAGCCGCTAGCGCGCTTGCGATCCTTGCTTCGTGGCTCGCCAAAATGGCCTTCGACCTGTGGTTGGGAAGCCGAGACCCGTATCCGTTATTCGAGGAGCCTTTCAGGCCCAAACAAAAAGGCTCGTCGGCAATGCCATGGAAAAAGAACCCGATCACTTTGGAAAAAGTGCGCGGTATGGCTCGATGGGCCCGGGCGTGTGCGATGGCCATCATGGAGAACATCGAAACTCCAGAGGGGCGGGACATCTCGCAATCGAGCGTTGAGCGTTTAGCCTGGCCGGATCTACTACACACAGTTATCCATCTGCTTTCCTCTATGACGAAAGTGGTAGACGGTCTCAACGTGTACGTAGACAATCTGGCGCGACAAATCGCCGAAATGCGTGAGACCTTTGCCGGCAGCAAGGCAAAGGAGCTTCTTGCCGAATGGCTTGAAGGCAAACTCGATGCCGAAGCAGTGTATCGCGTTGTCCAACTTGCTGGGTTTAACGTGCTGGAACCAACTTACGCCGCAGCGGAATATCGTATATCCGGACCACCGGAATCACTTGAGGAGGCAGACAAGTGGACACAAAGAGTGTGTGTACAAGTTCGCAAACCAAAAGTCCAGTATGAACCAGAATCCTTCCGGCACGTGATTATGACTGGGGCGCTGCGACCATCACCCTTGCTGGACATAAGCACCGAAGCGGTAAGTTCGTGGAATCAAATGCTGTGTGAACTCTTCCAAGACCAAGAAAAAAGGAGATGTTGGAACGAGATCTTCAAAGTCTCCTACTGGCTAAAAAACGAAGAGGATCAGTTCGAGCGTGTGCTCGGCAAATAACCCAGCACTTGAACGCCGACGCGAACTGCGTCGGCTT
This window contains:
- a CDS encoding lyase family protein; the encoded protein is MILRYADPDLTRLCSNLHKYGEWQNVELAVLEARSEVGEITPDNFTQVRDFLNLQPIDENWLDKEEKLSNHDYNAFIAERRRHLPKRLQRLFHGEMTSYDGEEPATSRIMKGTFDLTIGRIEGLEVALMSQIRKHRFTPRLERTHGRGAELQSVGRFLITLLTPLAQCRENVVIARNGFDYSKLSGAIGAGGGLKPEVQRLALAKLGLLPFNGATQIMPRTFHAGAASALAILASWLAKMAFDLWLGSRDPYPLFEEPFRPKQKGSSAMPWKKNPITLEKVRGMARWARACAMAIMENIETPEGRDISQSSVERLAWPDLLHTVIHLLSSMTKVVDGLNVYVDNLARQIAEMRETFAGSKAKELLAEWLEGKLDAEAVYRVVQLAGFNVLEPTYAAAEYRISGPPESLEEADKWTQRVCVQVRKPKVQYEPESFRHVIMTGALRPSPLLDISTEAVSSWNQMLCELFQDQEKRRCWNEIFKVSYWLKNEEDQFERVLGK
- the recO gene encoding DNA repair protein RecO, translating into MHTKYTTLGFVLEKVPHGEASSYFSIFTREFGKVFASAQAVREVKSKLRMNLEELSFVEVSLVRGKSVWKITGAKNISSLFGAFRDSSEKLEITAQCSALLLRLLHGEEKNDPLFQLLFDAFSYFKSENLTSEEMKNFEILLVLNILHELGYVGNKNEFSEFVGAPSWGSVALSRVALIKKRALSEINRSLLESQL